Below is a genomic region from Cottoperca gobio chromosome 24, fCotGob3.1, whole genome shotgun sequence.
CAAAGACTTCCTGAGTACCAAGAGCCTGGAGTATCCCCCGCCTGTGCTCAAATACAGCATGCTCTTCTCCCCCACAGAGAAAGGAGAGTCTATGATGAACATTTACTTGGACAATTTTGAGAACTGGAACTCCTCAGATGGCATCACCACGGTCACAGGGATCGAGTTTGGCATCAAACACGACCTTTTTCAGGACTACCTCCTCACGGACACAGTGTATCCCGCCATAGCCATCGTGATAGTCCTGCTggtcatgtgtgtgtacacgcgCTCCGTTTTCATCACTCTAATGACAATAATCGCCATCATCAGCTCACTTATTGTGTCTTACTTTCTTTACCGAATGGTCTTCAACTTTGAGTTCTTCCCCTTCATGAACCTCACGGCCCTCATCATCTTGGTGGGCATCGGCGCAGATGACGCCTTCGTGCTTTGTGACGTGTGGAACTACACTAAGTTTGACAAACCACACGCTGAGCTGTCGGATACAGTGGGTGTGACTCTACAACATGCCGCCCTGTCTATGTTTGTCACCAGCTTCACCACTGCTGCGGCCTTTTATGCCAATTACGTCAGCAACATCACCGCCATACGCTGTTTTGGTGTCTATGCGGGGACTGCCATATTGGTGAACTATATTCTCATGGTGACCTGGCTTCCAGCTGTGGTGGTGCTGCACGAACGCTACCTGCCTAATATGTTCCCCTGCGCCAAGCCTCCGCAACAGCAAAGCGGTTACTGCACCCGGACGTTCTGGGCAGGTCTTTGTCACAAGGCCAACAGATGCCTGTTCACCGTCTCTGAAGCATCTAGGATCTTCTTTGAGAAGGTGCTGCCCTGCATTGTCATCAAACTGCGCTACCTCTGGCTCTTTTGGTTCCTCGCCATCACGGTGGGCGGGGCCTACGTGGTTTGTGTCAATCCAAAGATGAAGCTCCCGTCTCTGGAGCTGGCAGAGTTTCAGGTGTTCCGATCCTCGCACCCATTTGAGCGCTACGACGCAGAGTACAAGAAGCTGTTCATGTTCGAGAGGGTTCATCACGGCGAGGACCTCCACATGCCAATCACCATCATCTGGGGCGTGACACCTGTGGATAACGGGGACCCCCTGAACCCCAAAAACAAGGGAAAGCTGATGCTGGATAACAGCTTCAACATTGCCAGTCCAGCATCTCAGCTGTGGATCCTCAACTTCTGCCAGAAGCTGAGAAATCAGACCTTTGTCTTTCAGTCAGAGGAGCAGGACTTCACCAGTTGCTTCATCGAGACATTCAAACAGGTCAGTACGTGTACGAAGTATACACTAGGGATGCGCTGATACAATACTCAGTATCGGTATCGATCGGATACTGGCCAAAATCACTGGATTGGATATCAGGATACTATTGTATAATTGTATAATCCAATACAATCCATTAGCCTAAACTATCACGTGAATTCTATTATATATTCTTGATACTCTGATGCACTAAGTGGCACTTTAAATTTCAATCTTGCTGACCAATCAAAAATGCTGCTAAAAATGTAGTTTGTGGaaaggtttaaatataaagaagCAGCAGTATTGCATAACTGAGTCATGTGCTATGTATTTCTTCCTTCAGGGAAGTAGGATATCTGTTTCACAGTTTGAGCATGATGTTAAGTGCAtagatataaatgttttaacagcTTATTTGTTTAAGAGAGGGAAAAAGACACTATCGTTATCGTCAGATACTCCCAAGTTTTGGTATCACGCATGAAAAAGTTGTATCGAGCCATCCCTAGTATAACGTATTCATGTAATAGTAAACATTGAAGGACATCTTGCTGACACTACCTGGTATAAAACAAAGTCAGAAATGTACTTGTGACCTAATAGGAATACAACATTTACTCCGTAGTTTAATGTCTGAAGATCACTTGATATAGTAAACTTTAAACTAAGACTTATTTTAACAGTGGATGGAGAACCAGGACTGTGAGGAGGCTTCCGTCTACCCCTGCTGCAGTCAGTCCACCTTCCCCTACAAGCAGGAAGTCTTCGAGTTGTGCATCAAAAGAGCAATCATGGAGCTGGATCGGAGTACGAACTACCATCTAGACAGCAAGACCCCTGGACCTCGATTCGACATCAATGACACCATAAGAGCCATAGTGTTAGAGTTCAAGAGTACCTACCTTTTCACCCTGGCCTATGAGAAGATGTACCAGTTCTACCGTGAGGTTGTACTAACGTGTTTATTTGCTTTAATCTTATGTACTAGATGAGTTCTGCATCTGCTTTGGTTCTCCTGACATTAATGATCGTCGTTCTGTTGTAGGTGGATGCCTGGATCGCTGAGGAGTTACGCTACGCCCCAGCAGGCCTCAGCCACGGCTGGTTCATCAGCAACTTGGAGTTCTACGACCTCCAGGACAGTTTGTCCGACGGCACTCTGGTTGCCATGGCGCTGTCGGTGGCTGTGGCTTTCAGCGTTATGCTGCTCACCACCTGGAATGTCATCATCAGTCTGTACGCCATCCTCTCGATTGCCGGCACCATCTTTGTCACCGTCGGCTCCCTGGTTCTTCTGGGCTGGGAACTGAATGTCTTGGAGTCCGTAACCATTTCTGTGGCGGTAGGGCTCTCTGTGGACTTTGCAGTCCACTACGGCGTGGCCTACCGGCTCGCTCCTGAGCCTGACCGCGAGGGAAAGGTGATTTTCTCCCTCAGCCGCATGGGCTCTGCTATCGCCATGGCGGCACTGACCACCTTTGTTGCCGGTGCCATGATGATGCCCTCGACCGTGTTAGCCTACACCCAGCTGGGCACGTTCATGATGCTGATCATGTGCATCAGCTGGACCTTTGCTACCTTCTTCTTTCAGTGCATGTGTCGCTGCTTGGGACCCCAGGGGACTTGTGGCCAGATCCCCCTGCCCAAAAAGATGCAGTGTCAGGTGTTCTCTGAGGTCACGTCTGTGAGCCCTGCACCTCAAGGGAAAGGGAAGTACCAGCTGgacagcaggggtggggaggTGGAGAATTATGAGTTGGAGCCCTTGGCCTCCAGTCAGAAAAGTGAAGATAAACCCAGAGAGGAGCAGGATGTGTGCGCTCAGCTCTACAATGGAATCCCTGCTCGCCACCACACTGGCCCTTTCTCACACATCCATTACCAGAGCAAAGCTGAGCCTGGCAGAAGTGGCCCTGAGAATGGCCTCGTCACCACACTGAGCACATCCAGGTGCCAGTACTCTCAAAACACTACTTGCACATGTGGGGacccttctcctcctcaccaCCTGTCTCAGCAGTGGACCTCCCACTCCTGTGCTCAGCCTCCCCTGGACTCCCCTTCCTGCCCTCCCACCCCTCAGCTCTTCCCGCTCTCAGGAAACACCCCAAGCAAACAAAATGCAGCCCACTTAGACccagtctacacacacatggattGCCGTATGCACTATGTCCACTGTCCCCCTGCCCATTTCCACCACTGTGCCCAGGGACGAGTAGTGGCCCCCAGACAAGGACCTGCCCACAGTTGCAATCTCAGGAAGTACTGCGTCCACACCGCAAGCCTGCAGAGATCCACAACCACAGCTTTGAACCAGGACCCTGCCTCAGAGCCCGGGGGGCAAGAAGATGACCATAAACATGAAACGAGGCCCTCAAGCCCTGACAGTATCCAAAACATCAGTACCCCAGCCCTGACACAGGCTCAGACTCTGTGCCCCTCCCCCTCACTGGACTCACCACACACAACCAGTAATGAGATACAGAAGGGAAGGGACAGTGACCATTGTTGTGGTGACAACCACATGTCCACCCCAACCACTGATACAACAACACAAATGGATGCTTGTTGTAAAGTCCCTGGCAACCAGGAGAAGCTCAAAAGTATTCCCGTCACACGGGAGGAAAGTGTCAAAAAGTGCAAGCGGAACTCCAAAAGACAGCGGGCGTCCTCCGCCTCGCCAAAGAAACTCTACTGTTTCAACAGGACGTTGAAAGTGAAGTGCAATTCAGCTTCAGAGTTTAACGTGCCAAAAAATGAAACCAGCGTGCCTCCTATTGCAATAAACACCAATCCCTCTACTGAAAGCTTGTGTTGATGATGAattgatattttattaaaaactcAATCCAGAACAAATagcaaatgtacaaaaaaaaggaatgaCACATACAAATGTCTCAATCAAACAAGGTTTATGATGTGTTTGCTGACCAAGTGCCTCAATATGTTTCTTAAAGCAGCACGGACCCACTAAATATAATCTGTttacatgtttctttttgtacttttacgtGCCAGATTATGCGTTTTGGATTTTACAGTGGAACACACACTATTTGTTAAAGCTATATCATTATGGGAAATTAATGGTCTTTTCACAAAGGCACCTCCGTGAAATGTTGCTAACttcagtgttaaatatactCCTGCATCAGCCATTCGCACCCACATGAAATGGTTTAgtatatattgtgatattttgtGTAATTATCAATGTTGTCAGAGATGATCGCATCAACCATAACAAAAATGTGCCATGTTTTACAAGCTGATAAAAGAGTCATAGCCTgacattttttgtatttgtgggAGCTAGTGTTAATTTCAGTGTGCTCTAGTGTTTCAAGACGCCACACGACTCGGATAAAAGATGTACTGTatgattaaaatgtcttttttttttatcacttttgTCAGTATTGTCTGCTCTTCCtatcttgtacacacacactcacacacacttagaccATAAAATGAGACGAGGCTCTGTTCAAAGGAGAGGGTATATCTTTAATCATACTTGTGTACACCTGTTTCATTGTCTCATAACTGCTGGCGCCTTCAGTGCTATCTGTTCCATCTGGCCTGAGGTCATTGACTGGATTTAAACTGGGCTGCCTGCTCTTTATGTTCATGAAGACTTGCTTTACACCAGAATAACTCCCTTTATGACAGGTTGTGATACAGATCTCATCTTGTTAAAGCTACAATTCCATCTGCAGCATTTCTCCTCAGGAACTGTTTAAAGGGTTTGGGACTTGCATAAAAAGATAAAACGGTAATCTCCAAATCATTTTAGGAGCCGAGTTAGTAgaacaaataattatttaagtCTACTTTGTGCTGTGTGCTGCATTATTTCAAGTGTGCTCTAAACTTTTAGGCCTGCGTAAAAGACTTCAGACTGCTTTAATTAAAGGGAGACAACACTCTGGCACTAAGCAAGTAACCCAGCTTCCATCGTCAGTGATTTCGTctaacaaatatacattttgaatgagTTACTGCTTTGTAATATTTCCAGGGCAATATTGGACCAGAATCTGCTGACTGTTCTCCTTTTGTCTTTGAAACAGGACCTGTTTATGAGTGTGGTCTGTATGTTTGTacgaaaaagaaaaacagaattcCCGAGATTAAAGTCATT
It encodes:
- the disp1 gene encoding protein dispatched homolog 1, producing the protein MALSDASGDPVALSNGGHHPLSANRNTPSNTSTPVSNSQDPVSAASSGDCLTAEGDEEVVVKDAACKVQQRSHVVQRTNRPNQNGVVVKQNGSLRNLPPSSPTVTDSQRLAKRHLSSTLSPSSSSHSLQPPPLCCQRCHFHSTLCCPCGQQECPLFQNPGTGPGPSSIPHPGAASSCPCCLSACTYCHPHAHLPHPSSPLCLQHHHHQRWQEHLQNQTPGISPPRPFRFPKSYAELIADWPVVVLGVCTVLIVVCALVGVLVPDLPDFSDPLLGFEPRGTAIGQRLVTWNNMVKNTGYKATLANYPFKYADEQAKNHQETRWPDDHFDRDKRQAEWDFSKEFFCDVPGDSYSRLVFTSAEGKNLWNIQAIKSMCNLDNTRVRSHRDYWSLCQRTNDASCCPSWTLGNYIAVLTNRSSCQKITERDVSHTLKILRSCAKYYHNGTLASDCWDMALRRKDQLKCASVPRKCTKYNAVYQILHFLVDKDFLSTKSLEYPPPVLKYSMLFSPTEKGESMMNIYLDNFENWNSSDGITTVTGIEFGIKHDLFQDYLLTDTVYPAIAIVIVLLVMCVYTRSVFITLMTIIAIISSLIVSYFLYRMVFNFEFFPFMNLTALIILVGIGADDAFVLCDVWNYTKFDKPHAELSDTVGVTLQHAALSMFVTSFTTAAAFYANYVSNITAIRCFGVYAGTAILVNYILMVTWLPAVVVLHERYLPNMFPCAKPPQQQSGYCTRTFWAGLCHKANRCLFTVSEASRIFFEKVLPCIVIKLRYLWLFWFLAITVGGAYVVCVNPKMKLPSLELAEFQVFRSSHPFERYDAEYKKLFMFERVHHGEDLHMPITIIWGVTPVDNGDPLNPKNKGKLMLDNSFNIASPASQLWILNFCQKLRNQTFVFQSEEQDFTSCFIETFKQWMENQDCEEASVYPCCSQSTFPYKQEVFELCIKRAIMELDRSTNYHLDSKTPGPRFDINDTIRAIVLEFKSTYLFTLAYEKMYQFYREVDAWIAEELRYAPAGLSHGWFISNLEFYDLQDSLSDGTLVAMALSVAVAFSVMLLTTWNVIISLYAILSIAGTIFVTVGSLVLLGWELNVLESVTISVAVGLSVDFAVHYGVAYRLAPEPDREGKVIFSLSRMGSAIAMAALTTFVAGAMMMPSTVLAYTQLGTFMMLIMCISWTFATFFFQCMCRCLGPQGTCGQIPLPKKMQCQVFSEVTSVSPAPQGKGKYQLDSRGGEVENYELEPLASSQKSEDKPREEQDVCAQLYNGIPARHHTGPFSHIHYQSKAEPGRSGPENGLVTTLSTSRCQYSQNTTCTCGDPSPPHHLSQQWTSHSCAQPPLDSPSCPPTPQLFPLSGNTPSKQNAAHLDPVYTHMDCRMHYVHCPPAHFHHCAQGRVVAPRQGPAHSCNLRKYCVHTASLQRSTTTALNQDPASEPGGQEDDHKHETRPSSPDSIQNISTPALTQAQTLCPSPSLDSPHTTSNEIQKGRDSDHCCGDNHMSTPTTDTTTQMDACCKVPGNQEKLKSIPVTREESVKKCKRNSKRQRASSASPKKLYCFNRTLKVKCNSASEFNVPKNETSVPPIAINTNPSTESLC